The following coding sequences lie in one Halorarum halophilum genomic window:
- the asd gene encoding aspartate-semialdehyde dehydrogenase, whose translation MTQRVGILGATGAVGQRFIQLLEDHPEFDLVCVTASGESAGKSYRDAAKWRVDTPIPEDVAELVVRETSPEAIPDDVDLLFSSLPSGVAAEVEPELCEAGYVVSSNSSNDRMAPDVPLTIPEINPDHLGLIEVQREERGWDGALLKNPNCSTITMVPTLAALDEFGLERVHVSTLQAVSGAGYSGVTSMEILDNAIPHIGGEEEKMESESRKLLGSFDGAELSMHEAEVAASCNRIPTLDGHLENVFAELTADADPEDVREAMRSFPGADLPSSPDPLIHVFGPEDPERPQPRMDRMRGGGMQVVAGGVQSTPEGVKYNCLAHNTIRGAAGASVLNGELLAAEGWI comes from the coding sequence ATGACCCAACGAGTCGGAATCCTCGGCGCGACGGGCGCCGTGGGCCAGCGGTTCATCCAGCTCCTCGAGGACCACCCGGAGTTCGACCTCGTCTGCGTGACGGCCAGCGGCGAGAGCGCGGGTAAGTCGTACCGAGACGCGGCCAAGTGGCGCGTCGACACCCCCATCCCCGAGGACGTCGCCGAACTCGTCGTCCGCGAGACCAGCCCCGAGGCGATCCCCGACGACGTCGACCTGCTGTTCTCGTCGCTCCCCTCGGGCGTCGCCGCGGAGGTCGAGCCGGAGCTGTGCGAGGCGGGGTACGTCGTCTCCTCGAACTCATCGAACGACCGGATGGCGCCGGACGTGCCGCTCACCATCCCCGAGATCAACCCCGATCACCTGGGCCTCATCGAGGTGCAACGGGAGGAGCGCGGCTGGGACGGCGCGTTGCTCAAGAACCCCAACTGCTCGACCATCACGATGGTGCCGACGCTCGCCGCGCTCGACGAGTTCGGGCTCGAACGCGTCCACGTCTCGACGCTCCAGGCCGTCTCGGGCGCTGGCTACTCCGGCGTCACCTCGATGGAGATCCTCGACAACGCCATCCCCCACATCGGCGGCGAGGAGGAGAAGATGGAGTCGGAGTCGCGAAAGCTCCTCGGCTCGTTCGACGGCGCGGAACTGTCGATGCACGAGGCGGAAGTCGCCGCCTCCTGCAACCGAATCCCGACGCTCGACGGTCACCTGGAGAACGTCTTCGCGGAACTGACCGCCGACGCGGACCCGGAGGACGTCCGGGAGGCGATGCGGAGCTTCCCCGGTGCGGACCTCCCCTCCTCCCCCGACCCGCTCATCCACGTCTTCGGCCCGGAGGACCCCGAGCGGCCACAGCCCCGCATGGACCGGATGCGTGGCGGCGGGATGCAGGTCGTCGCCGGCGGCGTCCAGTCCACCCCCGAGGGCGTGAAGTACAACTGCCTGGCGCACAACACCATCCGCGGCGCGGCCGGGGCGTCCGTGTTGAACGGGGAGTTGCTCGCGGCCGAAGGCTGGATCTGA
- a CDS encoding cystathionine gamma-synthase, translating into MTDRSEDFRIETDAIHAGQEPDEETGALMTPIHANSTYKQDGPGEHRGYEYSRTGNPTRTDLEANVAALEGGEYGRAFSSGMGSINTVLNLLEAGDHVVAGDDVYGGTHRIFTQVYEKFDLEFDFVDTTDHDAVRDAVGESTELVWVETPTNPLMNVNDIDALADIAHEYDALCAVDNTFATPYLQRPLEHGADIVSHSLTKYLGGHSDVVGGALVTDDEELDEEIGFYQNSVGATPSPFDCFLVLRGTKTLPIRMDRHCDNARELARWLDEHEAVDEVFYPGLDSHPQHELATEQMDDFGGMLSFELDGTLEQASTVVEGTEVFTLAESLGGVESLIEQPAVMTHAAIPREERIAAGLTDGLIRVSVGVEHIEDMKADLQRAFDAAL; encoded by the coding sequence ATGACAGATCGGTCCGAGGACTTCCGCATCGAGACGGACGCGATACACGCCGGGCAGGAACCCGACGAGGAGACTGGGGCGCTGATGACGCCCATCCACGCGAACTCGACGTACAAGCAGGACGGGCCCGGCGAGCACCGCGGGTACGAGTACAGCCGGACCGGGAACCCGACGCGGACCGACCTCGAGGCGAACGTCGCTGCCCTGGAGGGCGGCGAGTACGGGCGCGCGTTCTCCTCCGGGATGGGGTCGATCAACACCGTCCTGAACCTGCTCGAGGCGGGCGACCACGTCGTCGCCGGCGACGACGTGTACGGGGGGACCCACCGCATCTTCACGCAGGTGTACGAGAAGTTCGACCTCGAGTTCGACTTCGTGGACACCACCGACCACGACGCCGTGCGCGACGCGGTGGGCGAGTCGACGGAGCTGGTGTGGGTCGAGACGCCGACGAACCCGCTCATGAACGTGAACGACATCGACGCGCTCGCCGATATCGCTCACGAGTACGACGCGCTCTGTGCGGTCGACAACACGTTCGCGACGCCGTACCTCCAGCGCCCGCTGGAGCACGGCGCGGACATCGTCTCCCACTCGCTCACGAAGTACCTCGGCGGGCACTCCGACGTGGTCGGCGGCGCGCTCGTCACCGACGACGAGGAACTGGACGAGGAGATCGGCTTCTACCAGAACTCGGTCGGGGCGACGCCGTCGCCGTTCGACTGCTTCCTCGTGCTCCGCGGGACGAAGACGCTCCCCATCCGGATGGACCGCCACTGCGACAATGCCCGGGAGCTCGCACGGTGGCTCGACGAGCACGAGGCCGTGGACGAGGTGTTCTACCCCGGGCTCGACTCGCACCCGCAACACGAACTCGCGACCGAGCAGATGGACGACTTCGGGGGCATGCTCTCGTTCGAACTCGACGGGACGCTCGAGCAGGCGAGCACGGTGGTCGAGGGGACGGAGGTGTTCACCCTCGCGGAGAGCCTCGGCGGCGTGGAGAGCCTCATCGAGCAGCCGGCGGTGATGACCCACGCGGCCATCCCCCGAGAGGAACGGATCGCGGCGGGGTTAACGGACGGCCTGATCCGCGTCTCGGTCGGCGTCGAGCACATCGAGGACATGAAGGCCGACCTCCAGCGGGCGTTCGACGCGGCGCTGTAG
- a CDS encoding aldo/keto reductase, whose product MEHVTVQDVDVPAVGMGTWRLEGRECRRAVADALDLGYRHLDTAQAYDNEADVGAAIADAEVPREELFVATKLDGDHRAYEDVIAGVEASLDRLGLDWVDLLYVHWPNDSLPVLDEFLPDWLALPGPLAPDAAAVPIGETLDAMATLRREGLIDHLGVSNFGPERLAAARERSGAPILADQVQYHPYWDQSDLLDYCLREDVLLTAYSPLGQGGVLDDERLRRIGERYDKSPAQVAIRWLVQQAGVCTIPKATSRDHLAANLDVFDFELTDAELLAVHQPSKLRTVGSILRGQGPF is encoded by the coding sequence ATGGAACACGTCACGGTGCAGGACGTGGACGTTCCGGCGGTCGGGATGGGTACGTGGCGGCTCGAGGGTCGAGAGTGCCGGCGGGCTGTCGCCGACGCGCTGGACCTCGGTTACCGGCACCTCGACACGGCGCAGGCGTACGACAACGAGGCCGACGTCGGCGCGGCCATCGCCGACGCCGAGGTGCCCCGCGAGGAACTGTTCGTCGCGACGAAACTCGACGGCGACCACCGCGCGTACGAGGACGTCATCGCCGGGGTCGAGGCGAGCCTCGATAGGCTCGGACTCGACTGGGTGGACCTGCTGTACGTCCACTGGCCGAACGACTCGCTGCCCGTCCTCGACGAGTTCCTCCCCGACTGGCTGGCCCTGCCGGGTCCGCTCGCCCCCGACGCGGCCGCCGTTCCCATCGGCGAGACGCTCGACGCGATGGCGACGCTCCGCAGGGAGGGACTGATCGACCACCTCGGCGTGAGCAACTTCGGGCCGGAGCGACTGGCGGCCGCCCGGGAGCGGTCCGGCGCGCCGATCCTCGCCGACCAGGTTCAGTACCACCCGTACTGGGACCAGTCGGACCTGCTCGACTACTGTCTCCGCGAGGACGTGCTCCTCACCGCCTACAGCCCGCTCGGACAGGGAGGCGTGCTGGACGACGAGCGGTTGAGACGCATCGGCGAGCGCTACGACAAGTCGCCCGCGCAGGTGGCGATCCGCTGGCTCGTCCAGCAGGCGGGCGTCTGTACCATTCCGAAGGCGACCAGCCGCGACCATCTGGCGGCCAACCTCGACGTGTTCGACTTCGAACTCACGGACGCGGAGCTGCTGGCGGTCCATCAGCCGTCGAAGCTCCGTACCGTCGGAAGCATCCTCCGGGGTCAGGGGCCGTTCTGA